Genomic DNA from Salvia miltiorrhiza cultivar Shanhuang (shh) chromosome 1, IMPLAD_Smil_shh, whole genome shotgun sequence:
GAGCGTGCTCGACGCTGCGGTGAGAAGCCAACGGTCACGGCGGCACTGGAGGTGTTGGGTGGAGGGCGATCGCCGGTGGCCTGAGAGATTTAATATTAAGATTTACTTACATTGTTTAGATATATTTACCTCAGTGGTAATGAATTATAACTAGATTTATATATCCAAACATCTCTAAAGCCATAATTGAGTTTTGGTGTTTAAATATTATCATATAGGGAATGTTTACAAACTACAAACAATAACTAAGTAAGTCATACTTGAATCCATTTTTCAACATATCTATTTAGTTTATCAAAGTTCACATGTATGGAGACTATAAAAACTTGGAGATAATTAAAGTTTAATATGAAAGACCATATAATTTGCTGGCAAATTTAAGAGTTTCATTCTGAAATATCTCCATGACCACAGTTTAAGTTCTCATCATCAAGTACATATGGAAAAATCGTCGTTTAGTATTCAACTATTGATCTTTTAATGAAAATATCTCAAATTAGATATTTGCCACAAATAATAggaaaaacattaaaaatttagCACTTGACAGCACAAATTACATCTCATCTCACTTCCACCAAATGAACACCCTTTGTAACACAGCATCACATTATCAAATTGCAAACATCAATCATCGCTAAATTTCCACCAAGCAAGCAATTTTAGATTAGACTAATTCAAACCTTAAGAGCCGTTGAGCCGAAGATGGGCCAGTGGCTGCGGCGGTGGAAGGCGATACCGAACTGAGGCGCTGGCTGGTTGTGTGGGGTGGGACGGGCTGGTGCGGGTCGCGCTCGACGCAGCGGGGAGTCGTGAGCTTGCTCGATGCCGCAGACAGAGGTGAGCGCGTTACACTGATAGGAATGCTTGATAGGAGTGGCAAAGTGGAAGGGGATGAAAAATGGGGCGGCACTGAATAGCTGGGTTACTTGGGTAGATAGAGtccactttttcttttttatgtaAAATTTATTAATGTATATAATTATTTCCATACATTTGGTTAACTAATAAAAGGATATGCGTGAATGTCAATTAGAATATTCAACAAGTTCATAAGTTATCTTTAGAATTAacgaaaaaaaaacatatttgtAAAAAGCTATTTATTATATGTGCATGTCTTTTTATATATAGTAATAAAACTAATGACATTTAATAGAAGTGTTAGAAAATGAATCCTATGATGACATTAATTTGAAGATGtagtattaattagaatttGATATAAATGTAGTAAAAGGATAGTGTATTAATTGAGTATTTATAATTACACGTtttataaagtgtaataaaattAGTGTAGTATTAGgccatttttctagtagtgatattgatctttaaaattatatttattatttactaTTTATTGTGATTGTACTTTTTCCAAAGTCATCCAGATTGCACTTTTATGAGAAACAAGCCCTTTCCTTATTACGATCAACTAGCGCTTGTTTGGGGCAAAGATAGAGCCACTGGATTAAATGCTGAAGCTCCAAAAGATGTGATTGAGGACTTAGAAAGAGATCAAAATGTGGACCAAGCAGATGAAGAATATGATGATGATAGTGTTCGTATTATGTCACCAAACACAACTTCTCGATGTGAAGGAAATTCAAAAAAGTCTGAACGAAAGAGGAGAAGAAGTACATATGGCTTGATTTCATGTATGAGGTAGATGACCGATACACTTACTACTAACATGGATAAGTCTAATGATCAAATGGCCATGTATATGGAAAGCATTGTTGGAGTTGATCAAGAAAAGAAGGATAATCGGCGTAAGCTTAATGAGGAACTGtaaaaaattgaagttttaaTGCACTCACAAAGACAAAGAGCTGCAATGAAACTTGTTCGAGATCCAGATTTATTGGAttactttttcacttttgaTGATGATTCTCAGAAAGAAATATTTCTAATTGAATTGCTTAGATAGATTAGTTTTAGATTATTTATCATCTAGAAATTATTCTTTACTTTAAGTCTCACTATTTACATTATTTACGTTTTTTTATCTATActctagttttaattaattaaagggttaagtatcaattttaCCCATAACGTGGAGGCCCCTGGAACGTTTAGCACCCTATGggcaggggtgtgtcaactaagcctctgaagtcaataattttcttcaatttcgcCCCTCACCCTAACGGAGAGTTAACTCcgtcagtttttttttaattttattttgtggcCCTCCTCTCTCCTTTCCCAACCACGCAATTTTCGGCCTAGGCCTCCTCTCTCCTTCCGAGTATGGGGATCTGGGGATTCGGGGCTTGACCCCCCTGTTTCGATCTATGAGaagaggtgagagagagagtcgggAAGAGAGGGGGAGAGCGGCGACGACTTTTGCTGTTGTTGCCGGAGGTCGAAACTGGAGGCGAAGGCACGACCTATAGCTGCGTCATTGCTGGAGTTCACAGAGGGAGAAGAAGAGGGGTAGCTGCATCATTGCTGGAGTTCACAGAGGGAGAATGAGAGGGGTAGCTGCGTCCTTACCTGTTGAAATCAGGGAGGAAGCTGGGAAGGTCTTGACGAGGGAGCTCAAGGATAGGCCGATGATTAGTCTGCAATGGTGTACATCTTGGCCGCGCAGAAGGAGAAGTGGGCTGACAAGGATAGGATTAGGTTTTCGGTGAGTTTGGTAAAAAAGAAgatgtgggtcccaccaccaacaaaataaaaaaaaatttaaaagttaacggtgttaactctccgttaagtcggagggcttaattgaagaaaattattgacttcgggggcttagttgacacacccctgccTATAGGGTGCTAAACGTTCCAGGGGCCTCCACGTTAGGGGTGatattgatacttaacccttaattaaattcagattgtagttttttttttacattgattttgtgatgaattgtgtgtgtgtttttttattATGTTATTAGTTTAATAATTTCTACTATATAGACTTTAATATTATGACAAATATAAGATATTTTTAATGTTTGTTAATGGTAActcaattaatatttaaatttgagtcaAATACAAAATTCAGAATCCTAatagttttcttattttttccaaatACCGGCAAGTAAATCTGTCAGGAATCATATTCCCAGGATTCATATTCCCAGACAACATTACTTTCCTGCCTAAGATCTTTCTTGACTTTCTCAATTTCACTTTTGCTTCTGCCTGCCACCAACATATCATCTACATATAATAGTAGATATATCATTCCACAATTAACTGTACCTTTTATGTAGACACAACTATCATATTCTGACCTTGTGAATCCTATAGCCATCATATGTTTATCAAATTTGAGGTACCACTGCCTTGAACTCTACTTCAAGCCATAAATGGATCTTTTCAGTAGACACACTTTGTTTCATTACCTTCTGCTATGAAACCCTCTGGTTGAACCATGTAAATGTTTTCTTCCAATTCCCCATTTAGGAAGGGTGTTTTCACATCCAACTGTTCCAACTCTAACCCATTTTGACCAACAATAGCCAACAGTAATCTGATAGAAGTATGTTTCACCACTGGTGAAAATACTTCATTGGAGTCTACTCCCTCTTTTTATGTGAATCCTTTTGCCACTAGCCTGGCCTTGTACCTCAATTTTTCAACACCATCAATCAATtccacctttttcttgtataTCCATTTACACTATATGCATTTCTGTCTTTTAGGCTTGTCTACAAGTATCCATGTTTTATTTCTGTACATTGAATCTAGTTCCTCATTTATTGCCTTGATCCACTGATCATTTTCTTTACAATGTACAACCTCTTTGTAGTTCTTAGGCTCATCATAACTAATCTCTTCAGCTATGTTCAGAGCATAAGATACCATGTCAGCTTGTGCAAACCTGTTTGGTGGATGTATTTCTCTTCTTACTCTGTCTCTGGCTAACTGATAGTCTCCAAGATCAGtactctactcactttcatctGATGTGGCTTCATCTTCATCTGAGATGGTTTCCTCATCATTAATCTGTTGATTTTGAGCAGGCTCCACTTGAGAATACTCCACCTCGAAATAGGCAACCTCATTTCTTACAGCTTCAACATCTGCATTTTCTAAGATAGGCATCTTATTTTCCAAAAATGTTACATCTTTGCTAATTAAACACTTTTGGTTTCCAAATTCAAGGCACCCTAGTTTGTAATCTTTCACTCCCTTAGGATATCCCAGCATAACACATCTTAATGCTCTAGGTTGCAATTTATCTTGCCCAATATGAACAAAAGCTTGACACCCAAATACTCTCAAATGAGAATACTCAGATTTCTTATCAGTCCACAGTTCATTAGGTACTTTAAAATTCACAGCATATGAGAGACATTTATTTATTAGATAACATGCAGTATTTACAGCTTCCCCCCCAAAATCTCACAGGAAATCCTGAACTAGTAAGCATGCATCTAACTCTATCCAATAAAGTCCTTTTCATTCTCTCTATAACCCCATTTTGTTTAGGGTTAGCAGGTACAGTTTTATGCCTTTTAATTCCTTTAGACTTACAGAAATTATCAAATTCCTCAAATAGAAATTCTAAGCCATTATCAGTTCTTATACATCTAACTTTTAAATCAGTTTCATTCTCTACTTCTTTGCACCATTGCTCAATCTAGAGAAAGTATCAGATTTAAACTTGATGATATAAACCCATAATTTTCAACTATAATCATCTATTAGGGATAAGAAGTACCTTCTTCCATTCATAGTACTGACTTTTGCTGGTCCCCAAAGATCACAATGGATGTACTCCAGTGGCCTTGTTGAGATCATCTTACAAGTTGGAAATGGGGCCTTTTTGCTTTTTCCCAATATGCAATCTTCACAGATCTTCAGCTTAACTGGAGTTGATATACTGAGGTTGTTCTGTTTCTGAAGCTGCTTGATGCCCTTTTCTCCAACATGACCCAACCTTCTATGCCATAGCTCAGTCTCATTGGATGTATTGATCTCGGTCTCTCCAACAATAGTGGTGGTGCCAATGAGGTAGTACAGGCTATTGTTCCTTGCTGCCTTGAGCACCACAacatcaccatttttcacatataGAAAACCAGCATCTGACATGAAACTATATCCCTTCTTTTCCAACATTCCCTGTGAGATTAAGTTTCTCTTTAGTTTAGGAATGCATCTGACTTCTTGTAGGATTTTCACTTGCCCTGCATGATTTTTAATCATctgttgttgggaaccttgtggaatatcctaatacttgttttgatgataccaaaactcataggtcttaattgtaatagactagaacagttttgaactcaagtgttagagttcgtttctagtttagtatgcggttcggaagactgaagactgaagataccaactgaagtatcagttgaagaatcagtttggaactgattacttaatgcgtgccacagactaatactaaagtcaagtatcagttgatcattcttcctcggactgatcttccaacgttcaaaggaagccacgtactcacaagagtacagctgcattaaatgcagagatctcgggatcttatctctgcaaaTGTCATTcatatttggtggttactttatcagagacgtcacatctcatgtccttcaagagagccgtttccaccagacaaggaacctcgaagattgaagcctcagcctaaattcgaattgctctccaacggaagaaatcttgaggacgttctacgccaacggatctattcaagagttctcctacaaatagcgctcgaggatcacttcaaccttcaccgactcaacgacataagctgaagctctgccgaaattgctactcagcctaaagcttaacctccccaaagcttgaatcgaagaagataattccaaagccaaaatcaatcactgctgattacatacattctcttagaccttaggcaaacctctgtttacccagaagccaaggtcaaacttgctacaaagaacttgttctttgcagtatagttggcactcgttcaaacctcctttccaaaagaaagatttgagtgttttgagtgattcggagttcagaagggttatctgactctgagagtcttagcacgggttgtgctaagcaagagaaatccgacgcgagtgaagcgtgggtactgaagaagggttttcttcagtggtacggttgtgtgcacccggcaagcacacggtttggtttgcagtgcacctgttaagcacttgcggagtggattgttggtctgatcaaccgaccgtggatgtaggaaagggtttttccgaaccacgtaaaagtctctgtgttgtttacagctttcagttttacattcctacttgtgttgtttcaattgataaactgaatactgattaacggcaaagagaaacctaagaccaacaacgtgctcaaccgaggctattgcgaaactaagtttaatttctgctgcgtatgatatcagtctgactgatatatcttttgatagtcaggaagagtgttatcatctctgttttagcaaactcgactgaagcccataagtgcatcagttaagttccagtaacttaactgataactccttactgaagagctttcagtagcagtcgtcaaccctgtttggtcaaaattgttttcagtcaacaggtgtctttgtttgcgtgtaaagtttcgtttagatctctatcttgagatccctctgattgaggattttgtaaaaatagcccataggtgtattcccccctccccatacacctattcgagacccccgggacctaacatcTATGAACCAATCCTTTTTATGACACATGTGGAATGTGCATCCACTATCCATTATCCAATCATCACCAATATTGTGGCTCACTATATTTAACATTTTTGCACTCTCACATCCTTCTGTGATGTCTGTAGAATTAGACTCTTTTGGTTGTTCTCCCTGTTTCTTTTTCAAAGAATAGAAGTTCTTGAGTATGTGGCCTGGCTTTTTACAAAAGaaacattttctttcttctttatcTCCATCTTCCTTCTTTTGTTTCTTCTGGAATTTCTTGTCTGATTCTTGGGGCTTTTTAtacttcttctccttcttggaCTTAGCTTTCACATTTAGTCCTTCAGCTGGTGTGTCAGATTTTATTGCTGCCATTTTCTGCAGTTCTTTGGCTTTGATGGCAGGTACTCCACCTCATCTAATGTAATGGATTTATCATGTCCATAAAGCATGGCATCTTTAAGATGCTCATATGACTTTGGCAATGCATTTAATAACACAATATCCTTGTCTTCATCCCCAAGAATTACTTCTATATTCTCCAAATCGTCTATAGCTTTGTTGAACTCATCCAACTGCTCAAGTATATTCTTGCCATCCACAATTTTATATGAAGAGAGCCTCTGCTTTGAATATAGTCTATTGCGAGGGATTTTTTCATGTACAGATTCTCCAGCTTTTTCCGCACAGCCGCTGCACTCTTCTCCTTGGCAACTTCTCTTAGAACTTTATCACTCAAGTTCAAGATAATTGCACTGTGAGCTTTCTCTTGCAATTCAGCTTTCTTGGCATCATGCAACTACCTCAGTTTTATCATATGCTGCCTTTGTACCTTTTGGTTCCTCCTTCAGAAAATCAGCTAAACCTTGCTGCACTAGCAAGGCCCTCATCTTAATTTGCCAAATGGCAAAATCATTTTTACCATTAAATTTCTCTGCTTCATATCTCGTTGTTGCCATTGTAGATCAGAGTGCTTCTTAGAAGCCATCAATTCCACATATTGCCGATGAATCAGATCACACCGCGAATCGCCGATCCCCCCAGACGGCGCCAAAATGTAGATTAGAATCGATCGCACACAATCGATATCCTCTCAATGCCGCAAGCAACAGTAATCATGCAACACGATCTCACACGAAAGaaacaaaacataaaagaaatatgaaCACCGAGGAATTAGGTGGTTCAGATTATTGCTAATTACTACATCCACGAGAAGTGAGTCGTAGTTTTATTACTAAGAATCAAAGAGGGATTACAACACAAGAATGATCAAGAACACATCCCAATCAAGCTAACACCCGAAACTCTCCTTTTTCACCTAACACTTGGTTACAAAGAAGAATGAAGGAATATCAAAATGTAACTACTTTAAATCGGCTGCTACTGTTGTATATCTGCATGAAGATTAATCTGGAGCTGAAAAATATCTCAAGCAACGGCCAAGATCATTTCTGTACCAACGACTTCATAACAGCTAATACACATAAAACAATATTATCCATATGTCCTTAAAATCTGACTTCGTTACTTTAAGGTCCATAAGAATCAGCAAATTACATAATCACCCTAACAAGAAATATATAAAATCATATTATCTCATATCAACGATAAATTTAGTTGTAAAATTActcaaactaaataaataatttaatataatcacCCCGCCacattttcaatgaaaatttacacgtaaaattaaaattcaataaaagttaaataatttataaaaattaaccctaaaaagAAATGGGAGTTTTATTCGAATCGTCATCATTCATCAAACTATTACAAATGAACTATATATCATGTCATGTATTTTCACTCAACATTCTTTGTGTATTCTCCTCGGCCATAACGTCCAACCTCTCCATCGAATTCTCGGAGTCGAGATTAAATCTGTCTTTCCTACACAACCTCaccacctcctccaccaccCCATCCACCTCCGCCTCCCCTTTCTCCCTCATCCTCTCTCCCATCTCCGCCGCCCTCCGCCGCACCCCCTCCCCACTCCTCTCCACCACCACCTTCCTCACCACCCTCGCCACCTCCTCCCTCTCCAACCTCACCACCTCCTCCCCGATCCCCACCTCCTCCACCAGCCTCGCGTTCAGCGGTTGGTCCAAATGCATCGGCACCGCTATAATCGGCACGCCGCAATACGCCCCTTCCATCACCGAGCTCCACCCGCAGTGGCTCATGAACCCCCCTACGCTCGGCCGCGACAGTATCCGCCGCTGCGGCGCCCACCCCTCCACCACCATCCCCCTCTCCCCGACCCTCTCCAGAAACCCCTCCGGCAGCTTCTCCCCCACCGTGCGCCTCTCCCCCGCCGGAAACCTAACCACCCACAAGAAGCTAACCCCGCTCATTTCCAGCCCGTGAGCTATCTCCTCAACCTCGCTCTCCGACAAGAAATACTCGCTTCCAAATGAGGCGAACACCGTCGAGCGCCGATCTCTCCGATCTAGCCACTCCATGATCATCTCTTCATTCTCTTTCTTCTCCGCAGTTTGCCCTATCTCTTGGACCAGAGGGCCcaccggcacgaatttcttccGCGTCAATTCTGACAAAAGATGTACGTATTTGCCTTCGATCTCTCGAAACGTCTTGATTAATACAATCTCCGACGATCGCCGGATGCAATCCTGCACCCTAAGGTGATCGGCGGTGTCGGTGCCGGCGGAATTGACCAAGCGGTCGAACAGCGAGTGCTCGTTCTCCCGGAAGTATATCGCCGGGAAGGGGTAGTGATCGGATGGATTTCCGAACCAGTGGTGCGCAAGGAGAGAAaaggcggcggcgccggcgggGTAGAAGAGAACCGCCGGGATGTTGGGGGCGGCCTCGGGGGCCCAGGGCTGGAGGAAGTCGTAGAGGAGGAGGTCGGGCTTGAGGGTGGTGAGGAGGGTGGAGAAGGAGGGCCGGGCCTGGTCGAGGGCCCGCTTGAGGGGCGCCATGAGGTGGGGCGGGAGGCCGTTGGTAGTGTGGAGCGGTGGCGGGAGCTCCGGGGTGGCGGCGATGTGGAGCTCCACGAGCTTGATGGAGATGGAGTCCTTGGGAGAGAGGTCTGCTTTGATGAAGTCGAGGTTGATTTGGGAGGAACAAATGTAGGTGACGAAGTTTCGTTTTGCTAAGGATTTGGCGAGCTCTAAGAATGGTGAGATGTGGCCATGGGCAAGCCATGGGAACATTACAACTCTCATGCTTTTACTTCTTGTATCCatccaccttttttttttcttcttttgtttttgGTAAAATTGATGATCTTCAATCGTGTATTTAAGGGATATAAAGGGGTTTGGATTTTGGACACGTGGTGGGTGCATGAGGTGGAGAGAAAGCAAATGATAGGGCCGAAATTTGGAGTTAGTACGAGGTTGCTTTGAAATGAGCAATTTAGATCGAGATAGTCATCTCTAATTAATACGTGGTTGAATTTAGATTCAAATACTGGAATAGATTTCAAAATGGAATAAAATTACTTGCAAGGACGAACGGTTCCAAAATCCACCAAAGTTAGAACGAATTCTTATTTTTctcataatttttaaatataaagataaaatatataaattttttattgaatttgatttttctcACGGTGAAATTTTTTGATCATATTTTTGTTGACTTATAAGTGACGTGGCTTACTAATGCTAACTTTAAAAATGACGTTGTTtgataaaaatagataaaacgacgtcgtttttgtcaCCGATTTAATTAATTGCCCTAATTTTCTCCTAATTTTAgatttgttcttattttagaaTCATTCACACGCAAACACTGAGAAGTCACTATTTCATCCCTTTCTTGTGGAACCATTGAAATTGctgtaaaaaaaatttgtttattGAAAGTGAATCTTACTTGTTGTCTAGAATAGAAGTGCAATTTATGAGAAAAATGATACTTGGTGGAAGGTTTATGTAATTTTAACCTAATATtcaaaaatcatgaaaaatatgagAATTCGTCCAAAGTTGGTGGATTTTAGCGCTATTTGTCCTACTTGTAATAGACTTGAAGATGGAAGAAAATGGAATAACCATCGTGGttgttataataataataataataataataataataataataataataataataataataataatattattattattattattattattaggagtattagcatgtatttttattatcattattattactattattaatttattattacttatttatgtatttttattactctctccgtctcattaGTATagtgtctcatttcttttgggcacggaaattaaggagtatgtagaaagtaaataaagtgggttggtggaaattatttaaatattaggtatagataGAGAGAatattgccataaaaggaatgggacaatccaaaaaagaaagtggaacactactaatgggatggagggagtattattttgagTTTTGGGGTTTTGTACGCGGTTCGGTGGTTGCCTTGAAATGAGCTTTTCAGATTCTTTAACGTTTTCtagtttaatactccctccgtcccaaaggaaatgtcctccttcttttgggcacggttattaaggatgcataatctgtctaatctagtagaaactgaaatGATGCATAATCTGTCATTGAATCTTATATgctgcctaatctagtagaaactgaaatttccttaatattctactagattaggcagattatgcatccttaataaccgtgcccaaaagaaggaggacatttcctttgggacggagggagtatcttttatTGTGTTCATAAATGTTAATATGcatattacaaatttaaaatttaaaaatatcacCTAAATTAGTAATAGAGGAATTTTTTTCTGGTTCCTAGTAATAGAGGATTTTATATGTGAAACAAGACTAGATTAATATGAATTAGTTATGACGAAGATATACACAATCATTTTCATGGCGTAACATTTGATGATGCATGCATGAGCCTAGAATTAGGCACAAATTGACGTCTAACAAATCACACAATATCTTAATATCCTATGTTGATATTTTACTATACGTAACATGATAGCTGTGAAAAATGGAAGTGGCCTCAATATGGTCTACTGCACTCCAAATTTCACACTGGACTCTGTATAATTTAGCGATACATTAttattaaatcaaattaatgtCAAAAGAAAATGTCATTATAtctacttgaaaaaaaaaaaaaaaaaaggcttgTTTGTAGATATATTATACAACAGAAGAAACTCTTCATTGCTCAAAATGAGCATATACAACATATGTATCAATCCTGCTCTCTACAGTAACAGAACTAAACAGGCTGATCGTGGTACAATCCTATTTACTACAATAAACACAAGATGTTCACTCCCAGAAACAGTTTCTTAACTTATCTAGATATAATTAAGTTAAAGAGAAGCAAAAATAGTTATGTAATAACCCATACCCGCCAAAAGAAGCAATTCTTGATCACAGGCTACCTGTACATGCTTGGTCCGGCTTGTCCATCATAGGAAGACAAGCGCATGAATGGCGGTAGCCCTTTTTCGGAGCTCAGCGAGGTTCTTGAAATCTCTTCCTCGTTCAAAGGAATATTGGGAATCGAGATGTATGGGAAAAATGGATACAATTCTTGAGGTGGTGGAACAAGAGGATCAAGATGGTTCGTTGAGGGAGAAGGGCCGGGGGCGCCTTCCCCTAGCTGAGGCTGGCTGAGAAACCTCCGCGGAGGAGCTGCAGCAGACCTCATTTCTGGAGTTAAGCTTCTGCTGGGAGCACTGCGGAATAGGTCACCTGATGCGGCACTTCTTGGCTCTACATATGGTTCGGTGAGGAACCTATCAGCAGCAAACTCATGGGGAAAGTTGGAAAAACTTTGTCGCGCACCGATGCCAGGATTGACTCTAGCAGTTGCTTCATATTGATAATCCGTTGGCAATCTGAAAAGACCAGGGGTTCCGAAGGGAATCTGGAAGTCGTCCACTGTGTTTGTGTAGGCGTTGGGAGGTTGAATGGCATTGCCAGACTTTACTTCTGCTAACTGAGGCGAGCTACTAAGCTTCTCGCTCAGTGATAGTTTGGCACGCTGAAGTGCTTCCAGGACAGATCCTAAGCTAGTAGAAGTTTCTTGAGGCACGACTGCAAGCTCAAAGGATTTTCCTGCATAAGACTGAGATGCCTTTCCTGGTGCGTGGTCCGAGGGGAGATATTTTTGGGATCTGTGTCTGGATGTCTCATCTGCTCTTCCTGAGAAGTCTTCAAGACTTCTCTGTGACTTGGGAAATGAAAACT
This window encodes:
- the LOC131019633 gene encoding UDP-glucosyltransferase 29-like — encoded protein: MHPPRVQNPNPFISLKYTIEDHQFYQKQKKKKKRWMDTRSKSMRVVMFPWLAHGHISPFLELAKSLAKRNFVTYICSSQINLDFIKADLSPKDSISIKLVELHIAATPELPPPLHTTNGLPPHLMAPLKRALDQARPSFSTLLTTLKPDLLLYDFLQPWAPEAAPNIPAVLFYPAGAAAFSLLAHHWFGNPSDHYPFPAIYFRENEHSLFDRLVNSAGTDTADHLRVQDCIRRSSEIVLIKTFREIEGKYVHLLSELTRKKFVPVGPLVQEIGQTAEKKENEEMIMEWLDRRDRRSTVFASFGSEYFLSESEVEEIAHGLEMSGVSFLWVVRFPAGERRTVGEKLPEGFLERVGERGMVVEGWAPQRRILSRPSVGGFMSHCGWSSVMEGAYCGVPIIAVPMHLDQPLNARLVEEVGIGEEVVRLEREEVARVVRKVVVERSGEGVRRRAAEMGERMREKGEAEVDGVVEEVVRLCRKDRFNLDSENSMERLDVMAEENTQRMLSENT